One Carassius auratus strain Wakin chromosome 3, ASM336829v1, whole genome shotgun sequence genomic region harbors:
- the LOC113044829 gene encoding putative SCAN domain-containing protein SCAND2P: protein MQSPSGTPFADIIQSLAGLHQEQHQHMLAIKEEQDKRFEALLRAQHEDRELFRSWVDREARATPSFKDQTSPLPLNKMGPQDDPEAFLDLFEKSAEARGWPPADWPLRLIPLLSGEAQVAAHQLPVQNLLAYQDLKRAILQRVGRTPEQHRQRFRTLTLEESGRPFVMAQQLRDSCRKWLMADSSDVEDVIDRVVLEQFVAKLPRKTAQWVQCHRPTSLNQAIQLAEDQMVTCPGVGDPLPSASLSSSLSSPPLSLPKSVPLPRSRGGLPSKLAPRWRTNYGVESPAGPRAPPRGGTSPMGSVPQAPASPLSPRQSLDLLPAARVAVKSGPACWRCGDPGHFIDRCPVMEVGTLIRVPDAPKAALDQAGLYQIP from the exons atgcaatctccgtcaggtacgccatttgcggacatcatCCAGTCGCTCGCCGGTCTTCATCAGGAACAACATCAACACATGCTGGCGATCAAGGAGGAGCAGGACAAACGCTTCGAGGCGCTCCTCCGGGCCCAGCATGAAGACCGCGAGCTATTCCGGAGCTGGGTAGACCGGGAGGCCCGGGCCACCCCTTCGTTTAAAGACCAGACATCTCCTCTGCCGCTCAACAAGATGGGGCCTCAGGATGacccggaggccttcctggacctGTTTGAAAAATCGGCAGAGGCTCGAGGGTGGCCCCCTGCGGACTGGCCCCTGCGGCTCATTCCCCTGCTGTCCGGGGAAGCGCAGGTGGCCGCTCACCAACTGCCAGTCCAAAACCTCCTGGCCTACCAGGACCTCAAGCGTGCCATCCTCCAGCGGGTCGGTCGGACTCCGGAGCAACATCGCCAGAGGTTCAGGACTCTAACCCTGGAAGAGTCTGGCCGGCCCTTCGTGAtggcacagcagctccgggattccTGCCGCAAGTGGTTGATGGCCGACAGTAGCGACGTCGAGGACGTGATCGATCgtgtggtactggagcagttcgtgGCCAAGCTGCCAAGGAAGACAgcgcagtgggtccagtgccaccgcccgacGTCGCTGAACCAGGCCATCCAGCTGGCGGAAGACCAAATGGTGACGTGTCCAGGGGTCGGCGACCCCTTaccatctgcttctctctcttcttctctctcctcccctcccctctctctccctaaaTCTGTCCCTCTCCCCAGGTCCCGTGGGGGGCTTCCGTCGAAGCTAGCCCCGAGGTGGAGGACGAATTACGGGGTTGAGTCACCAGCAGGTCCCAGGGCTCCTCCCAGGGGTGGGACCTCGCCCATGGGATCCGTTCCCCAGGCCCCGGCCTCTCCGCTCTCTCCTCGCCAATCGCTTGACCTACTTCCTGCCGCCAGGGTGGCGGTAAAGTCTGGGccggcctgttggcgttgcggggacccagGGCATTTTATCGATAGGTGTCCGGTGATGGAAGTGGGGACGTTGATCCGGGTCCCCGACGCGCCAAAGGCTGCCCTCGATCAGGCTGGCTTATACCAAATACCA taa